In Nostoc sp. UHCC 0926, a single genomic region encodes these proteins:
- a CDS encoding late competence development ComFB family protein, producing MSIEKIVEQALQDGYLTPAMEAEVGRICDNASELSIEEYMALDRLMGALLTGEVVAVPRKQFINVMEELVLTEAIARVAEIEATSESSLDVGDIAAYALNRLPPLYATTEEGATFQRQTARAQLQELISQQVSEAINRYLDRPHFFPERQALGKNSGNEVVRQVSALLQTYAPNFEQKL from the coding sequence ATGAGTATCGAAAAAATTGTAGAACAAGCTCTCCAGGATGGTTATTTAACACCAGCAATGGAAGCAGAAGTCGGTAGAATCTGTGACAACGCCTCGGAACTCTCAATTGAAGAGTATATGGCACTCGATCGGCTGATGGGAGCACTATTGACTGGTGAGGTAGTGGCGGTACCTCGGAAACAATTCATTAACGTCATGGAAGAATTGGTACTGACTGAAGCGATCGCCCGAGTCGCAGAAATTGAAGCCACCAGCGAAAGTTCTCTAGATGTCGGCGATATTGCTGCTTACGCTCTCAATCGGTTACCACCTTTGTATGCTACTACAGAAGAAGGTGCTACCTTCCAGCGCCAAACGGCTCGGGCACAACTGCAAGAATTAATTTCTCAGCAAGTAAGTGAGGCAATTAACCGTTACCTTGATCGACCCCATTTCTTCCCAGAACGGCAAGCCTTAGGCAAAAATAGTGGCAATGAGGTTGTACGCCAAGTCAGTGCTTTACTCCAGACATACGCACCTAACTTTGAGCAAAAATTATAA